The following are encoded together in the Streptomyces sp. NBC_00358 genome:
- a CDS encoding glycosyltransferase family 2 protein — protein sequence MSSFESTVPDELGDPAVRAVEVPEPGAVTIVVPTFNESANIRELLHQISESVPARLPCEVVFVDDSTDDTPEVITEAARDCPFPVTLLHREVPEGGLGGAVVEGLKAASSQWIVVMDGDCQHPPSLVPELVASGERVNAGLVVASRYIKGGSREGLAGGYRIAVSRGATWLTKTLFPRKLRGISDPMSGFFAIRRSAVTADILQPLGYKILLELAVRSRPRQVTEVPFVFQDRFAGESKSSAREGFRFLRHLVGLRTASPVARMVVFGLIGATGFLPNLLGLYALTAAGLHYVPAEILANQLGVAWNFLLIEQLLFRERRRHRGRWDRVGRFALLANADLVLRIPLIAFFVHHFGMGVLSATALALVTTFVLRFVGTEALVYLPRRGSEGRRGSRTARRTA from the coding sequence ATGAGCAGCTTCGAGAGCACTGTCCCGGACGAACTGGGCGATCCGGCGGTACGCGCCGTCGAGGTACCGGAACCCGGTGCCGTCACCATCGTCGTCCCGACCTTCAACGAGTCCGCGAACATAAGGGAGTTGCTGCACCAGATCAGCGAGTCGGTGCCGGCGCGGCTGCCCTGCGAGGTCGTCTTCGTGGACGACTCCACGGACGACACCCCCGAGGTGATCACCGAGGCCGCGCGGGACTGCCCGTTCCCGGTGACCCTGCTGCACCGCGAGGTGCCCGAGGGCGGCCTCGGCGGCGCGGTCGTCGAGGGGCTGAAGGCGGCGAGCTCCCAGTGGATCGTCGTCATGGACGGCGACTGCCAGCATCCGCCGTCCCTCGTACCGGAGTTGGTCGCCTCGGGGGAGCGCGTGAACGCGGGCCTCGTGGTCGCCAGCCGGTACATCAAGGGCGGCAGCCGGGAGGGGCTCGCGGGCGGCTACCGGATCGCCGTGTCGCGCGGCGCGACCTGGCTGACCAAGACGCTCTTCCCGCGCAAGCTGCGGGGCATCAGCGACCCGATGAGCGGCTTCTTCGCGATCCGCCGCAGCGCGGTCACCGCCGACATCCTCCAGCCCCTCGGCTACAAGATCCTCCTCGAACTGGCCGTGCGCAGCCGTCCCCGCCAGGTCACCGAGGTGCCCTTCGTCTTCCAGGACCGCTTCGCGGGCGAGTCCAAGTCGAGTGCGCGGGAGGGGTTCCGGTTCCTGCGCCATCTCGTCGGGCTGCGCACCGCCTCGCCGGTCGCCCGCATGGTGGTCTTCGGGCTGATCGGCGCCACCGGCTTCCTGCCGAACCTGCTCGGGCTGTACGCGCTCACCGCCGCCGGACTGCACTACGTACCGGCGGAGATCCTCGCCAACCAGCTCGGCGTGGCCTGGAACTTCCTGCTCATCGAACAGCTGCTGTTCCGTGAGCGCCGCAGGCACCGGGGCCGCTGGGACCGGGTGGGCCGGTTCGCGCTGCTGGCCAACGCCGATCTGGTGCTGCGCATCCCGCTGATCGCGTTCTTCGTCCACCACTTCGGCATGGGTGTCCTGTCCGCCACGGCACTGGCCCTGGTGACGACCTTCGTCCTGCGCTTCGTGGGGACCGAAGCGCTGGTCTATCTGCCGCGCCGCGGCAGCGAGGGCCGGCGTGGGAGCCGTACCGCAAGGAGAACCGCGTGA
- a CDS encoding ArnT family glycosyltransferase has protein sequence MTSTLPAATTPTVPAQRPRAPKIIPTSLPAPRFRGSRSDLILCAVLLAAILVVQGWNITAYPTLSDDEGTYLAQAWAVQQGKGLAHYTYWYDHPPLGWIQIAGLTWIPAHVRPSLMTVGSMRFAMLVVSAVSSVLLYVLARRLSLPRWAAGLAMLLFGLSPLSVVLQREIFLDNIAVMWTLLAFCLAASPSRHLWHHFAAGLAAATAVLTKETMLVVLPALFVTMWRHSHRDTRKFALTGAVTACVLIGAGYPLFALLKGELLPGGGHVSLWEGITYQMSRPGSGFILERGTGSYGVLHSWLYYDRVLPLGGLAGALLLLVTFRWSVTARALAGPALTVAILALVAMRPNGYLPAMYVIQALPFLALVLAGGTASVAHAVLRRRRTEEERSYVTWGRRGLAVVLVVAAGAWVVPRWYDGDRTAVTADANAPYRAASSWLRTEVRDPEDTRVLVDDALWLDLVHDGYRPGLGAIWFYKADLDPAVTKTLPRGWKDLDYVVASPTVRRDAVDLPNVKAAIEHSKAVATFGTGADRIEIRRIDDTTTGTAGAYTTNTARSGGSR, from the coding sequence GTGACCTCCACCCTTCCCGCGGCGACCACACCCACGGTCCCCGCGCAGCGGCCTCGTGCGCCCAAAATCATCCCGACATCCCTTCCGGCACCGCGTTTTCGCGGCTCGCGCTCCGACCTGATCCTGTGCGCGGTACTGCTCGCGGCGATCCTCGTCGTGCAGGGCTGGAACATCACCGCCTACCCGACCCTCAGCGACGACGAGGGCACCTACCTCGCCCAGGCCTGGGCCGTCCAGCAGGGCAAGGGCCTGGCCCACTACACCTACTGGTACGACCATCCGCCGCTCGGCTGGATCCAGATAGCCGGTCTGACCTGGATCCCCGCGCACGTCAGACCGTCGCTGATGACCGTCGGCTCGATGCGCTTCGCGATGCTCGTGGTCAGCGCGGTGAGCTCGGTCCTGCTGTACGTCCTCGCGCGCCGGCTGTCGCTGCCGCGATGGGCCGCCGGTCTCGCGATGCTCCTCTTCGGGCTGTCCCCGCTCTCGGTCGTGCTCCAGCGGGAGATCTTCCTCGACAACATCGCGGTGATGTGGACGCTGCTCGCGTTCTGCCTGGCCGCGTCGCCGAGCCGCCACCTGTGGCACCACTTCGCCGCGGGCCTCGCGGCCGCCACCGCGGTGCTGACCAAGGAGACGATGCTGGTCGTCCTGCCCGCGCTGTTCGTCACGATGTGGCGGCACAGCCATCGCGACACCCGCAAGTTCGCGCTGACCGGAGCCGTCACGGCCTGCGTGCTGATCGGCGCCGGTTACCCGCTCTTCGCCCTGCTCAAGGGCGAGTTGCTGCCGGGCGGCGGCCATGTCTCGCTCTGGGAGGGCATCACCTACCAGATGAGCCGCCCCGGCTCCGGCTTCATCCTGGAGCGGGGCACCGGCTCGTACGGGGTGCTCCACTCCTGGCTGTACTACGACCGGGTCCTGCCGCTCGGCGGACTCGCGGGAGCCCTGCTGCTCCTGGTCACCTTCCGCTGGTCGGTGACCGCGCGCGCCCTGGCCGGACCCGCCCTCACGGTGGCGATCCTCGCCCTGGTGGCCATGCGTCCCAACGGCTACCTGCCCGCGATGTACGTCATCCAGGCGCTTCCCTTCCTCGCTCTCGTCCTCGCCGGAGGCACCGCGAGTGTCGCCCACGCCGTGCTGCGCAGACGGCGGACCGAGGAGGAGCGCTCGTATGTGACGTGGGGGCGCCGCGGGCTGGCGGTGGTGCTGGTGGTGGCCGCCGGTGCCTGGGTCGTGCCCCGGTGGTACGACGGTGATCGCACGGCCGTGACCGCCGACGCCAACGCCCCCTACCGGGCGGCCTCTTCATGGCTGCGGACCGAGGTCCGGGACCCCGAGGACACCCGGGTCCTGGTCGACGACGCGCTCTGGCTCGACCTGGTGCACGACGGCTACCGGCCGGGCCTCGGCGCCATCTGGTTCTACAAGGCCGATCTCGACCCCGCGGTCACCAAGACGCTGCCGCGCGGCTGGAAGGACCTCGACTACGTCGTCGCGTCGCCGACCGTGCGGCGCGACGCGGTCGACCTGCCCAACGTGAAGGCCGCGATCGAGCACTCCAAGGCCGTCGCCACGTTCGGAACGGGCGCGGACCGCATCGAGATCCGGCGGATCGACGACACGACCACCGGTACCGCCGGCGCCTACACCACCAACACAGCCCGTTCCGGAGGCAGTCGATGA
- a CDS encoding glycosyltransferase has product MLTSVFIAAVSLALFWMAAFTLWWQMHAWRTPEVLASTRFSRPDGGEGLSFSLLLPARHEQAVLDRTIQRLLESSHADFEIIVIVGHDDPETTEVARSAEARDPRVRVVVDHHEKKNKPKAMNTALPHCRGDVVGVFDAEDQVHPELLAHVDHAFRTTGADVVQGGVQLINFQSSWYSLRNCLEYFFWFRSRLHLHALKGFIPLGGNTVFVRTTVLREADGWDPDCLAEDCDLGVRLSSAGKKVVVAYDSDMVTKEETPGSLMSLLKQRTRWNQGFLQVYRKRDWKQLPRFGQRLLARYTLMTPYLQAISGVIIPLNVAVALFLDVPVGIAFITFLPAVTALVTFVFELVGLHDFGKQYGLRVRPVHYLKLVVGGPFYQVLLAGAAVRAVWREQRGRNDWELTSHVGAHLTDVIREDVPA; this is encoded by the coding sequence TTGCTCACGTCTGTCTTTATCGCTGCCGTTTCTCTGGCGCTCTTCTGGATGGCTGCCTTCACCCTGTGGTGGCAGATGCACGCGTGGCGTACGCCCGAAGTGCTGGCCTCCACCCGGTTCAGCAGACCGGACGGGGGTGAGGGTCTGTCCTTCTCGCTCCTGCTGCCCGCGCGGCACGAACAGGCCGTGCTCGACCGCACCATTCAGCGGCTGCTGGAATCCAGCCACGCCGACTTCGAGATCATCGTCATCGTGGGGCACGACGACCCGGAGACCACCGAGGTGGCCCGGAGTGCCGAGGCACGCGATCCGCGCGTCCGGGTCGTCGTCGACCACCACGAGAAGAAGAACAAGCCGAAGGCCATGAACACGGCCCTGCCGCACTGCCGCGGCGATGTGGTCGGGGTCTTCGACGCCGAGGACCAGGTCCATCCGGAGCTGCTCGCCCACGTCGACCACGCGTTCCGCACGACCGGGGCGGACGTCGTCCAGGGCGGGGTGCAGCTCATCAACTTCCAGTCCAGCTGGTACAGCCTGCGCAACTGCCTGGAGTACTTCTTCTGGTTCCGCTCGCGCCTTCATCTGCACGCGCTGAAGGGGTTCATCCCGCTCGGCGGCAACACCGTCTTCGTACGGACGACGGTCCTGCGGGAGGCCGACGGCTGGGATCCCGACTGCCTGGCGGAGGACTGCGACCTGGGCGTCCGGCTGTCCAGCGCCGGCAAGAAGGTCGTCGTCGCGTACGACTCCGACATGGTGACCAAGGAGGAGACGCCCGGCTCCCTGATGTCGCTGCTCAAGCAGCGCACCCGGTGGAACCAGGGCTTCCTTCAGGTCTACCGCAAGCGCGACTGGAAGCAACTGCCGCGCTTCGGGCAGCGGTTGCTCGCCCGCTACACACTGATGACGCCGTATCTCCAGGCGATCTCCGGGGTGATCATTCCGCTCAACGTGGCGGTCGCGCTCTTCTTGGACGTCCCCGTCGGGATCGCGTTCATCACGTTCCTGCCGGCCGTGACCGCCCTGGTCACCTTCGTCTTCGAGCTGGTCGGACTGCACGACTTCGGCAAGCAGTACGGGCTTCGCGTTCGGCCCGTGCACTACCTGAAGCTCGTCGTCGGCGGTCCCTTCTATCAGGTGCTGCTCGCGGGTGCCGCCGTGCGCGCCGTATGGCGCGAACAACGGGGGCGCAACGACTGGGAGTTGACCAGTCATGTCGGCGCGCATCTCACCGACGTGATCCGAGAGGACGTTCCTGCGTGA
- a CDS encoding thioredoxin domain-containing protein, giving the protein MNRLAHETSPYLLQHADNPVDWWPWSAEAFDEARRSNRPVLLSVGYSSCHWCHVMAHESFEDEATAAYLNERFVSVKVDREERPDVDAVYMEAVQAATGQGGWPMTVFLTPDAEPFYFGTYFPPEPRHGMASFRQVLEGVSGAWTDRRDEVAEVAGKITRDLAERELSFGDSQVPGEEELAGALLGLTRDYDAARGGFGGAPKFPPSMVIEFLLRHHARTGSEGALQMAVDTCERMARGGLYDQLGGGFARYSVDREWVIPHFEKMLYDNALLCRVYAHLWRSTGSELARRVALETADFLVRELRTSEGGFASALDADSDDGTGRHVEGAYYVWTPEQLREVLGDADAELAARYFGVTEEGTFEEGASVLQLPQQEEVFDAEKIASVRTRLLAARAGRPAPGRDDKVVAAWNGLAVAALAETGAYFDRPDLVEAAIGAADLLVRLHMDDRARLARTSKDGRVGAHAGVLEDYADVAEGFLALTSVTGEGVWLEFAGFLLDHVLAQFTDDGSGALYDTAADAERLIRRPQDPTDNATPSGWSAAAGALLSYAAQTGAEPHRTAAERALGVVKTLGPRAPRFIGWGLAVTEALLDGPREVAVVGEGTDPATTALRRAALLGTAPGAVVAVGAPESDELPLLSGRSLVDGKPAAYVCRNFACDVPTTDPGRLRTALNGRNP; this is encoded by the coding sequence GTGAACCGACTGGCCCATGAGACGTCCCCGTATCTGCTCCAGCACGCCGACAACCCCGTCGACTGGTGGCCGTGGTCGGCCGAGGCCTTCGACGAGGCCCGCAGAAGCAACCGGCCCGTTCTGCTGAGCGTCGGGTACAGCAGTTGCCACTGGTGTCATGTCATGGCCCACGAGTCCTTCGAGGACGAGGCGACGGCCGCCTATCTGAACGAGCGCTTCGTCAGCGTCAAGGTCGACCGCGAGGAACGGCCCGATGTCGACGCCGTCTACATGGAGGCGGTGCAGGCGGCGACCGGGCAGGGCGGCTGGCCGATGACCGTGTTCCTCACGCCGGACGCCGAGCCCTTCTACTTCGGCACCTACTTCCCGCCCGAGCCCCGCCACGGCATGGCGTCCTTCCGGCAGGTGCTGGAGGGCGTGTCCGGCGCCTGGACCGACCGGCGGGACGAGGTCGCCGAGGTCGCCGGGAAGATCACGCGGGATCTCGCCGAGCGCGAGCTGTCCTTCGGGGACAGCCAGGTGCCGGGCGAGGAGGAGCTGGCCGGCGCGCTGCTCGGACTCACCCGGGACTACGACGCGGCGCGCGGCGGATTCGGCGGGGCTCCCAAGTTCCCGCCGTCCATGGTGATCGAGTTCCTGCTGCGCCACCACGCGCGGACCGGCTCCGAGGGCGCTCTGCAGATGGCCGTCGACACCTGCGAGCGCATGGCGCGCGGTGGCCTCTACGACCAGCTCGGCGGCGGCTTCGCCCGCTACTCCGTCGACCGGGAGTGGGTGATCCCGCACTTCGAAAAGATGCTCTACGACAACGCGCTCCTCTGCCGGGTCTACGCACATCTCTGGCGTTCCACCGGCTCCGAGCTCGCCCGGCGGGTCGCTCTGGAGACCGCGGACTTCCTGGTGCGCGAACTGCGCACGAGCGAGGGCGGTTTCGCCTCCGCTCTGGACGCCGACAGCGACGACGGCACCGGCAGGCATGTCGAGGGCGCGTACTACGTGTGGACTCCCGAGCAGTTGCGTGAGGTGCTCGGGGACGCGGACGCGGAACTCGCCGCCCGGTACTTCGGGGTCACCGAGGAGGGCACCTTCGAGGAAGGTGCCTCCGTGCTCCAACTTCCGCAGCAGGAAGAGGTGTTCGACGCCGAGAAGATCGCCTCCGTGCGGACGCGGCTGCTCGCGGCGCGCGCGGGGCGGCCCGCCCCCGGGCGGGACGACAAGGTCGTCGCCGCCTGGAACGGGCTCGCGGTGGCCGCCCTCGCGGAGACCGGCGCCTACTTCGACCGCCCCGATCTGGTGGAGGCCGCGATCGGTGCCGCCGACCTCCTCGTACGGCTGCACATGGACGACCGGGCGCGCCTCGCCCGTACCAGCAAGGACGGCCGGGTCGGCGCCCACGCGGGGGTGCTGGAGGACTACGCGGACGTCGCCGAGGGCTTCCTCGCGCTGACGTCCGTGACCGGGGAAGGCGTCTGGCTGGAGTTCGCCGGATTCCTGCTCGACCATGTCCTCGCGCAGTTCACGGACGACGGGTCGGGTGCCCTGTACGACACGGCGGCCGACGCCGAGCGGCTGATCCGCCGGCCGCAGGATCCCACCGACAACGCCACGCCCTCGGGGTGGAGCGCGGCGGCCGGGGCGCTGCTGTCGTACGCCGCGCAGACCGGTGCGGAGCCCCATCGCACCGCCGCCGAACGGGCGTTGGGCGTCGTGAAGACCCTCGGGCCGCGCGCGCCCCGTTTCATCGGGTGGGGGCTCGCGGTGACCGAGGCGCTGCTCGACGGTCCCCGGGAGGTCGCGGTGGTGGGGGAGGGGACCGATCCGGCCACAACGGCCTTGCGGCGAGCGGCACTTCTGGGTACCGCGCCGGGTGCCGTCGTGGCGGTGGGAGCTCCGGAGAGTGACGAGCTGCCGCTGCTGTCCGGACGCTCCCTGGTGGACGGCAAACCGGCCGCGTACGTCTGCCGTAACTTCGCGTGCGATGTCCCGACGACCGATCCCGGCCGACTTCGCACGGCTCTGAACGGCCGAAACCCGTGA
- a CDS encoding tetratricopeptide repeat protein, whose product MRDSHRAEAERLLVRAVEEEVRRSGGRVDGSALLSRARSALDAMAETAAEEYTAYTRALDESEAGRQTFGQRFAREGSGTPLLVAAVGALAAVVADLALGTGAGTAVGTGATVAVAGATATVLKVTASHVPAASRRAGALGQPGGPEQLRLQWLTALEVRGVRPFLDQQRVLNASTGAKKGAPQLRRTDKSAAARRRSVLEQSFGQLPEQEGPFTGRRTELARVAQWVHAARASTETKPTVVVLHGAPGSGRSTLAIRAAHALKDQFRGACVVDLRGDSPDDPPLPTRDALLHLLNRLGAPREQLLFRERSSQDQQVRRLSELYHQHLTGLPVTIVLDDASDAEQVRTLVPERSESLVLVTAREPLDLPADLPAWVHQLPVEALDAAGSEELLTAAAQDASGPYDAESTDRIRELCGGLPLALRVAGSSLGPRTPRALATDLSAYGPVGPVERVLWLRYTDQSDMARRLLRRLALAGRASLGAAAAASLLATDEPEAVRHLTALSRAGLIDHVRGSRYRLHDLVRTFATARLLDEEEPSERTAAQERLIVNYAELADSVIRLVDGKTSTRADQFGPHGFTSLDAALRWLDDESSFITAALRHAEGVNQAAVLNLLGALCDYCLLRGDLYRLGEISELTQAVDQGLLVRSVQWRTGIAARQLGELDKARTTLAAVVDLYFEAHHDAGAARALCSLGITLHHQGNLIEAAAKLQEAMDLQAAPELAADRAWTMHALAAVERDRSRLAQALDLLTEALVLHLESGSVHGEAWAHFQLGQLGLRMGDVPRAERELREALDLYGRTRDSRGEAWALTQLARARLVEGDPSAAVDGLRQAVSRHRENEDARGEAWTVYYLGQSLEETGDLDQAVRELERSRTMFSRMRDVYGLACARHHSARVTRDQRAAQTGSLRNSGFARQLLVDARADFLRIGVAHGEAWTCLELAVVDAGNARTQQALALCEEALGLFVSYGDRRGEDWARFLRCTLLPYAAPGGHEVGAAVAQEELSQLARAGHPTRDGRLDDFIEAYQLLLERGVDLDAGWQAWRLGMVPGRHARDVMGVPVTT is encoded by the coding sequence ATGCGGGACAGCCATCGGGCGGAGGCCGAGCGGCTGTTGGTCCGGGCCGTCGAGGAGGAGGTACGACGCTCCGGGGGGCGCGTGGACGGGAGCGCGCTGCTGTCGCGGGCGCGGTCCGCGCTCGACGCGATGGCGGAGACGGCCGCCGAGGAGTACACGGCGTACACCCGGGCGCTGGACGAGTCGGAGGCGGGGCGGCAGACCTTCGGGCAGCGGTTCGCCCGCGAGGGATCCGGAACTCCCTTGCTGGTGGCGGCTGTCGGCGCCCTCGCGGCCGTCGTCGCCGACCTCGCCCTCGGTACCGGCGCGGGCACGGCCGTCGGCACCGGCGCGACGGTCGCGGTGGCGGGCGCCACCGCGACCGTCCTGAAGGTGACGGCCTCGCACGTGCCCGCCGCGAGCCGCCGGGCCGGGGCGCTGGGGCAGCCGGGCGGTCCCGAGCAACTGCGCCTGCAATGGCTCACCGCCCTTGAGGTGCGGGGCGTCCGCCCGTTCCTCGATCAGCAGCGGGTGCTCAACGCCTCCACCGGCGCCAAGAAGGGCGCGCCCCAGTTGCGGCGCACCGACAAGAGCGCGGCGGCCCGCCGGCGCAGCGTGCTGGAGCAGTCCTTCGGTCAACTGCCCGAGCAGGAAGGCCCGTTCACCGGCCGTCGGACCGAGCTGGCGCGGGTCGCGCAGTGGGTGCACGCGGCTCGGGCGAGTACGGAGACGAAACCGACGGTCGTGGTGCTGCACGGCGCGCCCGGCTCCGGCCGCAGCACGCTCGCGATCCGGGCGGCGCACGCGCTCAAGGACCAGTTCCGCGGCGCGTGCGTGGTCGACCTGCGGGGCGACAGCCCCGACGATCCGCCGCTCCCCACCCGCGACGCGCTGCTCCACCTGCTGAACCGGCTCGGCGCCCCGCGCGAACAGCTCCTCTTCCGTGAGCGCTCCTCGCAGGACCAGCAGGTCAGACGGTTGAGCGAGTTGTATCACCAGCACCTGACGGGTCTGCCCGTGACGATCGTGCTGGACGACGCGAGCGACGCCGAGCAGGTGCGCACGCTGGTACCCGAGCGCTCGGAGAGCCTGGTCCTGGTGACCGCGCGGGAGCCCCTCGACCTGCCCGCCGACCTCCCCGCCTGGGTGCACCAACTCCCCGTCGAGGCGCTGGACGCGGCGGGCTCCGAGGAACTGCTGACCGCGGCCGCTCAGGACGCCTCCGGTCCCTACGACGCCGAATCCACCGACCGGATAAGGGAGTTGTGCGGCGGTCTGCCGCTGGCCCTGCGTGTCGCGGGCTCCTCGCTCGGCCCGCGCACCCCGCGCGCGCTCGCCACCGACCTCTCGGCCTACGGCCCCGTGGGACCCGTCGAGCGGGTGCTGTGGCTGCGCTACACGGACCAGTCGGACATGGCGCGCCGGCTGCTACGCCGACTGGCCCTCGCCGGTCGGGCCTCACTGGGCGCGGCAGCGGCGGCGTCCCTCCTCGCGACGGACGAACCGGAGGCCGTCCGTCATCTGACCGCCCTGTCCCGGGCGGGCCTGATCGACCATGTGCGCGGCAGCCGATATCGCCTGCACGATCTCGTGCGGACCTTCGCCACGGCCCGTCTCCTCGACGAGGAGGAGCCCTCCGAGCGCACGGCGGCGCAGGAGCGCCTGATCGTGAACTACGCGGAGCTCGCCGACTCGGTGATCCGGCTGGTGGACGGCAAGACGTCGACGCGCGCCGACCAGTTCGGGCCGCACGGCTTCACCTCCCTGGACGCGGCGCTGCGCTGGCTGGACGACGAGTCGAGCTTCATCACGGCGGCCCTGCGGCACGCGGAGGGGGTGAACCAGGCGGCGGTGCTCAACCTGCTGGGCGCCCTGTGCGACTACTGCCTGCTGCGCGGCGACCTCTACCGGCTGGGCGAGATCAGCGAGCTGACCCAGGCCGTCGACCAGGGGCTCCTCGTCCGCTCGGTGCAGTGGCGCACCGGTATCGCGGCCCGCCAACTGGGCGAGCTGGACAAGGCACGGACGACGCTGGCCGCGGTCGTGGACCTCTATTTCGAGGCCCACCACGACGCCGGGGCCGCCAGGGCGCTGTGCTCGCTCGGCATCACGCTGCACCACCAGGGCAACCTGATCGAGGCGGCGGCCAAGCTCCAGGAGGCCATGGACCTCCAGGCCGCCCCCGAGCTGGCGGCCGACCGCGCCTGGACGATGCACGCGCTGGCGGCGGTGGAACGCGACCGGTCCCGGCTGGCGCAGGCTCTCGACCTCCTCACCGAGGCCCTGGTCCTGCACCTCGAGAGCGGCTCGGTGCACGGCGAGGCCTGGGCCCACTTCCAGCTCGGCCAGCTGGGGCTGCGCATGGGTGACGTGCCGCGCGCCGAGCGTGAACTGCGCGAGGCGCTCGATCTGTACGGCCGGACGCGCGACTCCCGTGGCGAGGCCTGGGCGCTCACCCAGCTGGCCCGCGCCCGGCTCGTCGAGGGCGACCCGTCCGCGGCGGTCGACGGGCTGCGCCAGGCGGTCTCCCGGCACCGCGAGAACGAGGACGCGCGCGGCGAGGCCTGGACGGTGTACTACCTGGGCCAGTCCCTGGAGGAGACCGGCGACCTGGACCAGGCGGTGCGTGAGCTGGAGCGCTCCCGGACGATGTTCTCCCGGATGCGGGACGTCTACGGTCTGGCGTGCGCCCGTCACCACTCGGCGAGGGTGACCCGTGACCAGCGGGCCGCGCAGACGGGCTCGCTGCGGAACTCGGGCTTCGCCCGCCAGCTCCTCGTCGACGCCCGCGCGGACTTCCTGCGCATCGGGGTGGCGCACGGCGAGGCGTGGACGTGTCTGGAGCTCGCCGTCGTCGACGCGGGCAACGCCCGCACCCAGCAGGCTCTGGCCCTGTGCGAGGAGGCCCTCGGGCTGTTCGTCTCCTACGGCGACCGTCGCGGGGAGGACTGGGCCCGTTTTCTGCGCTGCACCCTGCTGCCGTACGCGGCCCCGGGCGGCCACGAGGTGGGCGCGGCGGTGGCTCAGGAGGAGCTGTCGCAGCTCGCGCGCGCCGGCCACCCCACGCGGGACGGCAGGCTGGACGACTTCATCGAGGCGTACCAGCTGCTGCTGGAGCGGGGAGTGGACCTGGACGCCGGCTGGCAGGCCTGGCGCCTGGGCATGGTCCCGGGACGTCACGCCCGCGATGTGATGGGCGTGCCGGTGACGACGTGA
- the mca gene encoding mycothiol conjugate amidase Mca, which produces MAVHAHPDDESSKGAATMAKYVSEGVDVLVVTCTGGERGSILNPKLQGDKYIEENIHEVRKKEMDEAREILGVQQEWLGFVDSGLPEGDPLPPLPEGCFALEDLDKAAGELVKQIRSFRPQVITTYDENGGYPHPDHIMTHKISMVAFEGATDTEKYPESEFGTAFQPQKLYYNQGFNRPRTEALHHALLDHGLESPYGDWLKRWSEFERAERTLTTHVPCADFFEIRDKALIAHATQIDPDGGWFKVPMEIQRSVWPTEEYELAKSLVDTSLPEDDLFAGIRDNA; this is translated from the coding sequence ATGGCCGTTCACGCCCACCCCGACGACGAGTCGAGCAAGGGCGCGGCCACCATGGCGAAGTACGTGTCCGAGGGGGTGGACGTGCTGGTCGTGACCTGCACGGGCGGGGAGCGCGGCTCCATCCTCAATCCCAAGCTTCAGGGCGACAAGTACATCGAGGAGAACATCCACGAGGTACGCAAGAAGGAGATGGACGAGGCCCGCGAGATCCTCGGCGTCCAGCAGGAGTGGCTCGGCTTCGTGGACTCCGGCCTGCCCGAGGGCGACCCGCTGCCGCCGCTCCCCGAGGGCTGTTTCGCCCTGGAGGACCTCGACAAGGCGGCCGGCGAGCTGGTCAAGCAGATCCGCTCGTTCCGCCCGCAGGTGATCACCACGTACGACGAGAACGGTGGCTACCCGCACCCCGACCACATCATGACCCACAAGATCTCGATGGTGGCGTTCGAGGGGGCGACGGACACGGAGAAGTACCCGGAGTCCGAGTTCGGGACGGCGTTCCAGCCGCAGAAGCTCTACTACAACCAGGGCTTCAACCGCCCGCGCACCGAGGCGCTGCACCACGCGCTCCTGGACCACGGTCTGGAGTCGCCGTACGGGGACTGGCTCAAGCGCTGGAGCGAGTTCGAGCGCGCCGAGCGCACGCTGACCACGCACGTTCCGTGCGCGGACTTCTTCGAGATCCGTGACAAGGCGCTGATCGCGCACGCCACGCAGATCGACCCCGACGGCGGCTGGTTCAAGGTCCCGATGGAGATCCAGCGGTCGGTCTGGCCGACCGAGGAGTACGAGCTCGCGAAGTCCCTCGTCGATACATCCCTCCCCGAGGACGACCTCTTTGCGGGCATCCGCGACAATGCCTGA
- a CDS encoding DUF4307 domain-containing protein: protein MTTASARLPEGRYGRSADGRADRKLRIIASVLGASLIVLVGWLGYDYIAGTKISAQVITFAAVSDSAVEVHLEVHKDSGTHGYCTLRSQSADGIEVGRADFRFDQDSSRLDKVVTLRTTARGSTAELLGCHAG from the coding sequence ATGACTACGGCGAGCGCGCGGCTGCCCGAGGGCCGGTACGGCCGCTCCGCGGACGGGCGTGCCGACCGGAAGCTCAGGATCATCGCAAGTGTGCTGGGCGCCTCCCTGATCGTGCTGGTCGGCTGGCTCGGCTACGACTACATCGCCGGGACCAAGATCAGCGCCCAGGTGATCACCTTCGCGGCGGTCTCGGACAGCGCGGTCGAGGTGCACCTGGAGGTCCACAAGGACTCGGGCACACACGGCTACTGCACCCTGCGTTCGCAGAGCGCGGACGGCATCGAGGTCGGCCGCGCCGACTTCCGCTTCGACCAGGACTCCTCCCGCCTCGACAAGGTGGTTACCCTGCGTACGACGGCCCGGGGCTCCACCGCGGAACTCCTCGGCTGTCACGCGGGCTGA